One genomic window of Plasmodium coatneyi strain Hackeri chromosome 12, complete sequence includes the following:
- a CDS encoding Acyltransferase translates to MEDLQRRRDKQANVIIRLIGTLYIYFLIVLVMTLALVSQMICFVLFFPLIICSKEARVTIFGYCFRICMYFILCPLNPFWKLQIIRKPKKGYTPSKTLLFVNHLSSLDPWVVNAATLQWNLKYVFKASLFRIPIAGQALYLGGDIPIYFTKGKGGWEVKPGSVAEVMRTCKEYQGMNISIVVFPEGTRSLSGQLQFFKPGFFKFAIENNYEILPCALHGSGKLWKVKSILFNVGTAYLSFGEPFYPTPGMTVDELKEKTRYAIFDLIKEFPDYDPETDKLATEMTKSRGHGL, encoded by the exons atggaagaccTCCAAAGAAGGAGAGACAAGCAAGCTAATGTTATCATTAGGTTGATTGGGACcctttacatttatttcctcATAGTATTGGTAATGACGCTTGCTCTTGTCTCGCAAATGATATGCTtcgttttgttcttccccctgaTTATATGCAGCAAAGAGGCACGCGTAACGATATTTGGCTACTGCTTTAGGATTTGCATGTACTTTA TATTGTGCCCGTTGAACCCATTTTGGAAATTACAAATAATCAGGAAACCGAAGAAGGGATACACCCCATCCAAAACTCTTCTATTTGTCAACCACTTGTCTTCTCTAGACCCGTGGGTAGTTAATGCAGCTACGCTACAATGGAATTTGAAGTACGTTTTTAAGGCCTCATTATTTCGAATACCCATTGCAGGACAGGCACTGTACTTGGGAGGGGACATTCCAATTTATTTTACCAAAGGGAAAGGTGGATGGGAAGTTAAACCAGGAAGTGTAGCAGAGGTTATGAGAACATGTAAAGAGTACCAAGGTATGAACATAAGCATAGTTGTATTTCCGGAAGGCACACGTTCTCTTAGTGGACAGTTACAGTTTTTCAAACCaggtttttttaaattcgcCATAGAAAATAATTATGAAATATTGCCATGTGCATTACATGGGTCTGGAAAATTGTGGAAGGTTAAATCAATACTGTTCAATGTGGGAACTGCGTATTTATCTTTTGGAGAGCCTTTTTATCCGACCCCTGGAATGACTGTCGATGAGTTGAAAGAGAAAACGAGATATGCCATTTTCGATTTGATTAAGGAATTCCCCGATTATGATCCGGAG ACGGACAAGTTAGCAACCGAAATGACGAAATCGAGAGGACATGGTCTGTAG